The Carassius carassius chromosome 2, fCarCar2.1, whole genome shotgun sequence genome has a segment encoding these proteins:
- the LOC132096635 gene encoding serine/threonine-protein kinase pim-2-like, with product MKKPFCCQNKVEPFVPPPELDDPELSPVPEPSDCVPTNESISTRYIVQNIIGEGGYGKVYEGIRISDGKKVAIKRIKKTVRDHYLQTTVHPKPLITEVALMLTMRQGPISPYVIQLYEWFEHPQVFTLVMENPDPCESLLDFINNNPNMNETTARLIMCQAVQAVQHCIECGVFHNDIHPDNILLRKHTLELKLIDFGCGHLISSNGYDRSQYRGIQAYFPPELFTCGRFYAISTNVWALGVLLYEMVNTCSPFCNITEITQAEIRFENPDLSKECRDLIVQCLNRDPTERLTLEQILLHDWCKTVDLEESED from the exons ATGAAAAAGCCTTTCTGCTGCCAGAACAAAGTGGAGCCTTTTGTGCCTCCACCAGAACTGGATGATCCTGAGCTGTCACCTGTCCCAGAGCCTTCAGACTGCGTCCCAACTAATG aatCCATTAGCACTCGCTATATAGTGCAAAATATTATTGGAGAAGGAGGCTATGGCAAAGTGTATGAGGGAATCCGTATTTCCGATGGCAAAAAG GTTGCCATCAAACGTATTAAAAAAACTGTACGGGATCATTATCTTCAAACT ACTGTACATCCCAAACCTCTCATTACTGAAGTTGCGCTGATGCTAACGATGAGGCAAGGACCCATAAGCCCCTACGTCATCCAACTATATGAGTGGTTTGAGCACCCTCAAGTATTCACTCTCGTGATGGAGAATCCGGATCCCTGCGAGAGCTTATTGGACTTCATCAACAATAACCCTAACATGAATGAGACAACAGCACGGCTCATCATGTGTCAGGCGGTGCAAGCAGTACAGCACTGCATTGAGTGCGGTGTTTTTCATAATGATATTCATCCAGACAATATCCTGTTGAGAAAACACACTTTGGAGCTCAAGTTAATAGACTTTGGCTGTGGTCATCTTATTAGTAGTAATGGCTATGATCGCAGTCAATATAGAG GAATACAGGCTTACTTCCCACCTGAGCTCTTCACCTGTGGCAGATTCTACGCCATCTCTACAAACGTCTGGGCTCTAGGAGTGTTGTTGTATGAGATGGTGAACACGTGTTCTCCATTTTGCAATATAACTGAAATCACACAAGCTGAAATTAGGTTTGAAAACCCAGATTTATCCAAAG AATGCCGTGATCTGATCGTCCAGTGCCTAAACCGTGATCCAACTGAACGGCTGACTCTCGAGCAGATCTTGCTGCATGACTGGTGTAAAACAGTGGATCTAGAAGAGTCAGAGGATTGA